A DNA window from Candidatus Eisenbacteria bacterium contains the following coding sequences:
- a CDS encoding trypsin-like peptidase domain-containing protein produces the protein MSCRRLVGWLALIALMAASPSEAQSTLSALQTDMEQIAQRARPAVVTVFAQRTLGSKPGPRGLERRTRTRVGSGVAVEENGILTTASVVMNAQRVVIRTANGLQSEAQIVGLDPIFNLALLRVSSVRLPAVRFADAREGQIGSWVISLGTSYRAQPTQSVGNVAYRYREPHQSLLQLTNTVYPGNSGAAALNSRGELVGIVQGELSPPEPADTGTNAERRPGGASFILPVETVRPVYESLRRQGRVPHGFLGVRTRPASVQVETSGKKTPIGALVESVVAGGPAESAGLKPGDLIVAYERERVEYPEQLARWVAATRPGVTVELVWVRDETGHTSRTTLGESPDRVPMWVLNEADSEPSTPPVRVSELEREIRRLSDELERIKTSGRR, from the coding sequence GTGTCGTGTCGTCGCCTCGTCGGTTGGCTGGCGCTCATCGCCTTGATGGCTGCGAGCCCGTCCGAGGCCCAGAGCACGTTGTCGGCTCTGCAGACCGACATGGAGCAGATCGCCCAGCGCGCGAGACCCGCCGTGGTCACGGTCTTCGCGCAGCGTACGCTGGGCTCCAAGCCCGGTCCGCGAGGCCTCGAGCGCCGCACCCGCACGCGGGTGGGCTCGGGTGTCGCGGTCGAGGAGAACGGTATCCTCACCACCGCGAGCGTGGTGATGAACGCTCAGCGGGTGGTGATCCGCACCGCCAACGGCCTGCAGTCCGAGGCCCAGATCGTCGGGCTCGATCCGATCTTCAACTTGGCCCTGCTCCGGGTATCGTCGGTGCGGCTGCCGGCGGTGCGGTTCGCGGACGCGCGGGAGGGCCAGATCGGCAGCTGGGTCATCTCGCTCGGCACCTCGTACCGCGCGCAACCCACGCAGTCGGTGGGAAACGTGGCCTACCGCTATCGCGAGCCGCATCAATCTCTGCTGCAGCTCACCAACACCGTCTATCCAGGGAACAGCGGCGCGGCCGCGCTCAACTCGCGCGGCGAGCTGGTGGGCATCGTCCAGGGCGAGCTCTCGCCGCCCGAGCCGGCGGACACCGGGACCAACGCCGAGCGACGGCCCGGCGGCGCCAGCTTCATCCTTCCGGTCGAGACGGTGCGACCCGTGTACGAGAGCCTGCGCCGTCAGGGGCGTGTCCCTCACGGTTTCCTCGGGGTGCGTACCCGGCCGGCCAGCGTCCAGGTGGAGACCAGTGGCAAGAAGACTCCGATCGGAGCGCTGGTCGAGAGCGTCGTGGCGGGCGGACCCGCCGAGAGCGCCGGGCTCAAGCCGGGCGACCTGATCGTCGCCTACGAGCGCGAGCGCGTGGAGTATCCCGAGCAGCTGGCGCGCTGGGTGGCGGCCACGCGGCCCGGGGTCACGGTCGAGCTGGTATGGGTGCGCGACGAGACCGGCCACACGAGCCGGACGACGCTCGGCGAATCGCCCGATCGGGTGCCGATGTGGGTGCTGAACGAGGCCGATTCCGAGCCCAGCACGCCGCCGGTGCGTGTCTCCGAGCTGGAGCGTGAGATTCGCCGCCTGAGCGACGAGCTCGAGCGCATCAAGACCTCCGGCCGGCGTTAG
- a CDS encoding zf-HC2 domain-containing protein, translated as MNCRQAKNLFSAYWDDEITQGEREWLESHFSSCAVCRREYEQLARTLEAVSDLPRVEVSSGFAERALAAAKRRSPAVDRMPGTVRRWVPVTATAVLLAIVAAMVMQWSGMPLGPRHGGSVALEQPVLIAPQPVKTDGAAPLPAAPDAAWMADAEGVTDSLFDHSEDVEFILDPVTLRKGRAHTVVRVQPEPARGEQAQAVITF; from the coding sequence ATGAACTGCCGCCAGGCGAAGAACCTGTTCAGCGCGTACTGGGACGACGAGATCACCCAGGGCGAGCGGGAGTGGCTGGAGTCTCACTTCAGCTCGTGCGCGGTGTGCCGGCGTGAATACGAGCAGCTCGCCCGCACGCTCGAGGCGGTGAGCGACCTGCCCCGCGTCGAAGTGTCGAGCGGGTTCGCCGAGCGCGCGCTGGCGGCGGCGAAGCGCCGCTCGCCGGCCGTCGACCGCATGCCCGGCACGGTGCGCCGCTGGGTTCCGGTCACCGCGACCGCCGTGCTGCTCGCCATCGTGGCGGCGATGGTCATGCAGTGGTCCGGCATGCCGCTCGGCCCGCGCCACGGAGGATCCGTGGCGCTCGAGCAGCCGGTCCTGATCGCGCCGCAACCGGTGAAGACCGACGGCGCAGCGCCTCTACCCGCCGCTCCCGACGCGGCGTGGATGGCCGACGCCGAAGGCGTCACCGACAGCCTGTTCGATCACTCCGAGGACGTCGAGTTCATCCTCGATCCGGTCACGCTCCGCAAGGGGCGGGCGCACACGGTCGTGCGCGTGCAGCCCGAGCCGGCCCGGGGCGAGCAGGCTCAGGCCGTCATCACCTTCTAG
- a CDS encoding tetratricopeptide repeat protein, producing MWCSLGLSISLLASAPAAAGPGSPRAVYPNEEALRRYAQGRLLEEQGARPRALDEYYRALFLDPHATDVARRVSEVAAQMGDPGRSLEFAERALEVDPADPRALWLKGAALLNLGRDEEALSVLQRSVAIDSQTVEYVRTLARAAERLDRYDLLARSYRRVVWLDDQDAEAWFQLAAAEARRGRFGAADTAVAIAAELNPLRPGLHFLRGWIAEILGRTDEAEASYREHLEAHRDDQATRRRYVALLARDKKYKEALAEAQILAKANPKDLDLRHLEADLFFQAGQPKDGMRALDEIRDDFPKDLDAVNVRLGVLARNGRSKQAINEAEKWLAERPDDLHARLVVARTHEVGGDLPGAIKHLQRAMVIAPDSIAPPVLLARAYDKAGKHADAEPILENAHAKFPAVTAIAFDLALCREKLGDIAGAESAVRDVLAREPNNPTALNFLGYLYADHNRNVGEAVGLIQRALAQQPDNGAFLDSLGWAYYRLGRLTEARKELERAVALSDGDPVIHEHLGDVYKDMQLKDLAREQYRKSLAADSTNQRVRAKLSSIR from the coding sequence ATGTGGTGCTCACTCGGCCTCTCGATCTCCCTCCTCGCCTCCGCGCCTGCGGCTGCCGGTCCAGGGTCACCCCGGGCGGTCTACCCCAACGAAGAAGCGCTGCGACGCTACGCCCAAGGCCGCCTGCTCGAGGAGCAGGGCGCCCGGCCACGCGCGCTGGACGAGTACTACCGCGCGCTCTTCCTCGACCCTCACGCTACGGACGTCGCGCGCCGCGTGAGCGAGGTCGCCGCGCAGATGGGCGATCCCGGGCGATCGCTCGAGTTCGCCGAGCGCGCCCTCGAGGTCGATCCCGCCGATCCCCGCGCGCTGTGGCTGAAGGGCGCCGCGCTGCTCAACCTGGGCCGTGATGAAGAGGCTTTGAGCGTCCTCCAGCGCTCCGTCGCCATCGACTCGCAGACGGTCGAGTACGTGCGCACGCTGGCCCGTGCCGCCGAGCGGCTCGATCGATACGATCTGCTGGCGCGAAGCTATCGGCGAGTGGTGTGGCTCGATGATCAGGATGCCGAGGCCTGGTTCCAGCTGGCGGCCGCCGAAGCGCGGAGGGGACGCTTCGGTGCGGCCGACACCGCGGTGGCGATCGCGGCCGAGCTGAATCCGCTGCGACCCGGGCTCCACTTCCTGCGCGGCTGGATCGCCGAGATCCTCGGCAGAACCGACGAGGCCGAAGCCAGCTATCGCGAGCACCTGGAGGCGCACCGCGACGACCAGGCCACGCGGCGCCGCTACGTGGCGCTGCTGGCGCGCGACAAGAAGTACAAGGAAGCCTTGGCCGAGGCGCAGATCCTGGCGAAGGCGAACCCGAAGGACCTCGACCTGCGGCATCTCGAAGCCGACCTCTTCTTCCAGGCCGGCCAGCCCAAGGATGGCATGCGCGCGCTCGACGAGATCCGCGATGACTTTCCCAAGGACTTGGACGCCGTCAACGTGCGGCTCGGCGTCCTCGCCCGCAACGGCCGCAGCAAGCAGGCGATCAACGAGGCCGAGAAGTGGCTGGCGGAACGTCCCGACGACCTGCACGCGCGGCTGGTCGTGGCGCGCACTCATGAAGTGGGAGGCGATCTTCCGGGCGCCATCAAGCATCTGCAGCGCGCCATGGTGATCGCTCCCGACTCGATCGCTCCGCCGGTGCTGCTGGCGCGCGCCTACGACAAGGCGGGAAAGCACGCGGACGCCGAGCCGATTCTCGAGAACGCGCACGCGAAGTTCCCCGCCGTCACGGCGATCGCCTTCGATCTGGCGCTGTGCCGAGAGAAGCTGGGAGATATCGCCGGAGCGGAATCGGCGGTGCGCGACGTGCTCGCGCGGGAGCCGAACAATCCCACCGCGCTCAACTTCCTCGGCTACCTCTATGCCGACCACAACCGCAACGTCGGCGAGGCGGTCGGCCTGATCCAGCGGGCGCTGGCGCAGCAGCCGGACAACGGCGCCTTCCTCGACTCTCTGGGATGGGCCTACTACCGGCTGGGCCGCCTGACCGAGGCCCGCAAGGAGCTGGAGCGGGCGGTGGCGCTCTCGGATGGCGACCCGGTCATCCACGAGCATCTCGGGGATGTCTACAAGGACATGCAACTCAAGGACTTGGCCCGCGAGCAATACAGGAAGAGCCTGGCTGCCGACAGCACGAACCAGCGCGTGCGCGCCAAGCTGTCCAGTATTCGTTAG
- a CDS encoding sigma-70 family RNA polymerase sigma factor has protein sequence MGRVAEGDERAFTELVRRFQGRVTNLVSRVLNDREASDDLAQEVFVRVFVHRRNYRRGSKFSTWLFTIAANLAKNEIRRRVRRRNWFSLDALQEVLGDSSSHLADPTEGKEQSMQREQLQKTVGKAIASVPEKYRLALVLRDIEGFPYEEIGEMLNIPGGTVRSRINRARGILKRKLIPLLRKEGNP, from the coding sequence ATGGGGCGCGTCGCCGAGGGCGACGAGCGAGCGTTCACCGAGCTCGTGCGGCGCTTCCAAGGCCGGGTCACGAATCTGGTCAGTCGCGTGTTGAACGACCGGGAGGCGTCCGACGACCTGGCCCAGGAAGTGTTCGTTCGGGTCTTCGTTCACCGCCGCAACTATCGGCGCGGCTCGAAGTTCTCGACTTGGCTGTTCACCATCGCCGCCAACCTCGCCAAGAACGAGATTCGGCGCCGGGTGCGGCGAAGGAACTGGTTCAGTCTCGACGCGCTGCAGGAAGTCTTGGGCGACAGCTCCAGCCATCTGGCGGATCCGACCGAGGGCAAGGAGCAGTCGATGCAGAGGGAGCAGCTTCAGAAGACCGTGGGCAAGGCCATCGCGTCGGTGCCCGAGAAGTATCGGCTGGCGCTCGTGCTTCGTGACATCGAAGGGTTCCCCTACGAGGAGATCGGCGAAATGTTGAACATCCCGGGCGGCACCGTCCGATCACGCATCAACCGGGCGCGCGGCATCCTCAAGCGCAAGCTCATCCCGCTCCTCCGCAAGGAGGGAAACCCATGA